A section of the Lepus europaeus isolate LE1 chromosome 19, mLepTim1.pri, whole genome shotgun sequence genome encodes:
- the CCDC106 gene encoding coiled-coil domain-containing protein 106 isoform X2, with the protein MSERSGRRRTMKKDDEGFEVSVPFEEAPPLDSQLFYSLNSSQAGFEEPAEAASPTLALMNSVKAQLHLALERNSWLQKRIEDLEEERDFLRCQLDKFISSARVDAEDHCRAKPGPRRAEGDSRGGAGGEASDLESAASSLSAASEEGSAGERKRQRPRAGAGRRRFGKPKARERQRVKDADGVLCRYKKILGTFQKLKSMSRAFEHHRVDRNTVALTTPIAELLIVAPEKLAEVGEFDPSKERLLEYSRRCFLALDDETLKKVQALKKSKLLLPITYRFKR; encoded by the exons ATGAGCGAGCGGAGCGGCCGGAGGCGGACGA TGAAGAAGGACGATGAGGGCTTCGAGGTCTCCGTCCCCTTCGAGGAGGCGCCCCCGCTGGACTCGCAGCTCTTCTACAGCCTGAACTCCTCGCAGGCGGGCTTCGAGG AGCCCGCGGAGGCCGCGTCGCCCACCCTGGCCCTGATGAACAGCGTCAAGGCGCAGCTGCACCTGGCCCTGGAGAGGAACTCGTGGCTGCAGAAGCGCATCGAGGACCTGGAGGAGGAGCGGGACTTCCTGCGCTGCCAGCTGGACAAGTTCATCTCCTCTGCGCGCGTGGACGCAG AGGACCACTGCCGGGCGAAGCCGGGGCCCCGGCGGGCGGAGGGGGACAGCCGCGGCGGCGCGGGGGGCGAGGCCTCGGACCTGGAGTCGGCCGCCTCGTCGCTCAGCGCCGCGTCCGAGGAAGGCAGCGCCGgcgagaggaagaggcagaggccgCGGGCAGGCGCCGGCCGGAGGCGCTTCGGGAAGCCCAAGGCCCGGGAGCGGCAGCGCG TGAAGGACGCCGACGGCGTGCTGTGCCGCTACAAGAAGATCCTGGGCACCTTCCAGAAGCTCAAGAGCATGTCGCGGGCCTTCGAGCACCACCGCGTGGACCGCAACACCGTGGCGCTGACCACGCCCATCGCCGAGCTGCTCATCGTGGCCCCCGAGAAGCTGGCCGAGGTGGGCGAGTTCGACCCCTCCAAGGAGCGCCTGCTCGAGTACTCGCGCCGCTGCTTCCTGGCGCTGGACGACGAGACGCTCAAGAAGGTGCAGGCGCTCAAGAAGAGCAAGCTGCTGCTGCCCATCACCTACCGCTTCAAGCGGTGA
- the CCDC106 gene encoding coiled-coil domain-containing protein 106 isoform X1, with translation MSERSGRRRTSEDAGPRWGAAPAGPAAAWRMTAGLSCPVKKDDEGFEVSVPFEEAPPLDSQLFYSLNSSQAGFEEPAEAASPTLALMNSVKAQLHLALERNSWLQKRIEDLEEERDFLRCQLDKFISSARVDAEDHCRAKPGPRRAEGDSRGGAGGEASDLESAASSLSAASEEGSAGERKRQRPRAGAGRRRFGKPKARERQRVKDADGVLCRYKKILGTFQKLKSMSRAFEHHRVDRNTVALTTPIAELLIVAPEKLAEVGEFDPSKERLLEYSRRCFLALDDETLKKVQALKKSKLLLPITYRFKR, from the exons ATGAGCGAGCGGAGCGGCCGGAGGCGGACGAGTGAGGACGCGGGGCCGCGGTGGGGGGCGGCCCCGGCGGGGCCTGCGGCCGCCTGGCGCATGACCGCGGGCCTCTCCTGTCCAGTGAAGAAGGACGATGAGGGCTTCGAGGTCTCCGTCCCCTTCGAGGAGGCGCCCCCGCTGGACTCGCAGCTCTTCTACAGCCTGAACTCCTCGCAGGCGGGCTTCGAGG AGCCCGCGGAGGCCGCGTCGCCCACCCTGGCCCTGATGAACAGCGTCAAGGCGCAGCTGCACCTGGCCCTGGAGAGGAACTCGTGGCTGCAGAAGCGCATCGAGGACCTGGAGGAGGAGCGGGACTTCCTGCGCTGCCAGCTGGACAAGTTCATCTCCTCTGCGCGCGTGGACGCAG AGGACCACTGCCGGGCGAAGCCGGGGCCCCGGCGGGCGGAGGGGGACAGCCGCGGCGGCGCGGGGGGCGAGGCCTCGGACCTGGAGTCGGCCGCCTCGTCGCTCAGCGCCGCGTCCGAGGAAGGCAGCGCCGgcgagaggaagaggcagaggccgCGGGCAGGCGCCGGCCGGAGGCGCTTCGGGAAGCCCAAGGCCCGGGAGCGGCAGCGCG TGAAGGACGCCGACGGCGTGCTGTGCCGCTACAAGAAGATCCTGGGCACCTTCCAGAAGCTCAAGAGCATGTCGCGGGCCTTCGAGCACCACCGCGTGGACCGCAACACCGTGGCGCTGACCACGCCCATCGCCGAGCTGCTCATCGTGGCCCCCGAGAAGCTGGCCGAGGTGGGCGAGTTCGACCCCTCCAAGGAGCGCCTGCTCGAGTACTCGCGCCGCTGCTTCCTGGCGCTGGACGACGAGACGCTCAAGAAGGTGCAGGCGCTCAAGAAGAGCAAGCTGCTGCTGCCCATCACCTACCGCTTCAAGCGGTGA
- the ZNF581 gene encoding zinc finger protein 581 has product MLVLPSPCPQRPARARAQAMEAPEPGPSSSAGPPQASPPARLSPYLLIDTQGVPYTVLVDEAAPGPPRADGGAAQKKCYSCPVCSRVFEYMSYLQRHSITHSELKPFECDTCGKAFKRASHLARHHAVHRAGGGRPHGCPLCPRRFRDAGELAQHSRVHSGERPFQCPHCPRRFMEQNTLQKHARWKHP; this is encoded by the coding sequence atgctggtgctgccgaGCCCCTGCCCGCAGCGCCCGGCGCGTGCCCGCGCGCAGGCCATGGAGGCCCCGGAGCCGGGCCCCTCGTCGTCCGCGGGACCCCCGCAGGCCTCGCCCCCCGCGCGGCTCAGCCCCTACCTGCTCATCGACACGCAGGGCGTGCCCTACACGGTGCTGGTGGACGAGGCGGCGCCGGGGCCGCCGCGCGCGGACGGGGGCGCGGCGCAGAAGAAGTGCTACAGCTGCCCCGTGTGCTCGCGCGTGTTCGAGTACATGTCctacctgcagcgccacagcATCACGCACTCGGAGCTGAAGCCGTTCGAGTGCGACACGTGCGGGAAGGCGTTCAAGCGGGCCAGCCACCTGGCGCGCCACCACGCCGTGCACCGCGCCGGCGGGGGCCGGCCGCACGGCTGCCCGCTCTGCCCACGCCGCTTCCGGGACGCGGGCGAGCTGGCGCAGCACAGCCGCGTGCACTCGGGCGAGCGCCCCTTCCAGTGCCCGCACTGCCCACGCCGCTTCATGGAGCAGAACACGCTGCAGAAGCACGCGCGGTGGAAACACCCGTGA
- the ZNF580 gene encoding zinc finger protein 580, with protein MLLLPPRPPHPRAASPEVMDPPPPKAPPFPKAEGAPSTPSAAAGPRPPRLGRHLLIDANGVPYTYTVQLEEEPRGAGAPREAAAGEPGPRKGYSCPECARVFASPLRLQSHRVSHSDLKPFTCGACGKAFKRSSHLSRHRATHRARAGPPHTCPLCPRRFQDAAELAQHVRLH; from the coding sequence atgctgctgctgccgccgcggccgccgcaccCTCGGGCCGCCTCCCCGGAGGTCATGGACCCACCGCCCCCCAAGGCGCCCCCGTTCCCCAAGGCGGAGGGCGCCCCCTCCACGCcctcggcggcggcggggcctCGGCCCCCGCGGCTGGGCCGCCACCTGCTCATCGACGCGAACGGGGTCCCCTACACGTACACGGtgcagctggaggaggagccGCGGGGCGCCGGGGCCCCGCGCGAGGCGGCCGCGGGCGAGCCGGGCCCGCGCAAGGGCTACAGCTGCCCGGAGTGCGCCCGCGTCTTCGCCAGCCCGCTGCGGCTGCAGAGCCACCGCGTGTCGCACTCGGACCTCAAGCCGTTCACGTGCGGCGCCTGCGGCAAGGCCTTCAAGCGCTCCAGCCACCTGTCCCGGCACCGCGCCACGCACCGCGCCCGCGCCGGGCCGCCGCACACCTGCCCGCTCTGCCCGCGCCGCTTCCAGGACGCCGCGGAGCTGGCGCAGCACGTGCGGCTGCACTGA